A single region of the Ascaphus truei isolate aAscTru1 chromosome 6, aAscTru1.hap1, whole genome shotgun sequence genome encodes:
- the LOC142496959 gene encoding NXPE family member 4-like isoform X1: protein MNRKTIARHYKSVTRKLYFSALFKMKITFKAVVTATVLAAILFLLIHHKKVQIPEIKYLFQMCDADQSHKEADKNSALDKMEIDLRIEEIFSRVDQLVPKVILDDLNKATSAEDSKATIVNQKAKYCLGDQLLVRVVANDYMGNMKTYGGDYLRARIFSPDTNSSASGNITDFNNGTYLINFTLFWEGRVHISVLLMHPSEAVSALWRARNQGYANIKYTGNFTSATEYANSECGFQLDTEEDLCRFVDRRDQEAFYCIKPLHFPCEALTHMNSVNRNHSYLSELEQSLLNRSNIGVEVSKSFQPINVLSCGKKQVPSKERCKRGSYYPIPSGYFSHNLWNPIHCQMTKFNNNEQIKSFLKGKKVFLIGDSTVRQYMRHFAEAIKIVNYFNHTEDEMQSWQKTLLAINLDKFIFVQWKKHTFPFVSQTFYSIKEDAYIARQIDQIGGGENTIIILTMGQHFRPFPFRVFIKSAINVRHAIERLFYRSPRTKVIIKEENARDMDINMERFSDFHGHIQYMILRDIFSGLNVGFVDALDMTIAYASNVIHPPVAVLENLISLSFTQAG, encoded by the exons ATGAACCGGAAGACCATCGCTCGTCATTATAAATCAGTGACTCG GAAATTGTACTTTTCTGCATTATTCAAGATGAAGATTACATTCAAGGCTGTGGTGACTGCTACAGTACTAGCTGCTATTCTGTTCCTGCTCATCCATCATAAGAAAGTGCAG ATTCCAGAAATAAAGTACCTCTTTCAAATGTGTGATGCTGACCAATCTCACAAAGAAGCAGACAAAAACTCTGCTCTCGATAAAATGGAAATAGATCTGAGAATTGAAGAAATCTTCAGCAGAGTCGACCAGCTTGTTCCCAAGGTCATTCTAGATGATCTGAACAAAGCAACGAGTGCAGAAGACAGCAAGGCCACCATTGTGAATCAGAAGGCCAAGTACTGCCTTGGGGACCAGTTACTTGTGAGAGTAGTGGCTAATGATTATATGGGAAACATGAAGACTTATGGTGGAGATTATCTCAGGGCAAGAATCTTTTCCCCTGATACAAATAGCAGTGCAAGTGGGAACATCACAGATTTTAACAATGGGACCTACCTAATAAACTTTACTTTGTTTTGGGAAGGTAGAGTTCACATTTCAGTTTTGTTAATGCACCCAAGTGAAGCTGTTTCCGCCTTGTGGAGAGCGAGAAACCAGGGATACGCAAATATCAAGTACACCGGCAATTTCACCAGTGCCACCGAATATGCCAACAGTGAATGTGGCTTCCAGCTTGATACGGAAGAGGATCTGTGCCGGTTCGTAGACCGGAGAGATCAAGAGGCTTTTTACTGCATCAAACCTTTACATTTCCCCTGCGAGGCTTTGACCCATATGAACTCCGTGAACCGAAACCACTCGTACTTATCTGAACTGGAGCAGAGTCTTCTTAATAG GTCAAACATTGGTGTGGAAGTGTCCAAATCGTTCCAGCCCATCAACGTCCTCAGCTGTGGCA AAAAACAGGTCCCGTCAAAAGAAAGATGCAAAAGAGGTTCCTACTATCCAATCCCAAGTGGCTATTTCTCCCACAACCTGTGGAATCCGATTCATTGTCAAATGACGAAATTCAACAACAATGAACAGATAAAAAGCTTTCTCAAGGGGAAAAAAGTTTTCCTTATTGGGGATTCAACAGTACGTCAATATATGAGGCATTTTGCAGAAGCAATCAAGA ttGTGAATTATTTTAACCACACAGAAGATGAGATGCAGTCCTGGCAGAAAACACTTCTAGCCATAAACCTGGATAAGTTTATCTTTGTCCAGTGGAAGAAACACACTTTTCCATTTGTCAGCCAGACCTTCTACTCAATCAAAGAGGACGCCTACATTGCCCGGCAAATCGATCAAATCGGTGGAGGAGAAAATACCATCATTATTCTCACCATGGGCCAGCACTTCCGACCATTCCCCTTCCGTGTTTTTATCAAGTCTGCGATAAACGTCCGCCATGCCATAGAGCGTCTCTTCTACAGAAGCCCCCGCACTAAGGtcatcatcaaagaagagaatgCCAGAGACATGGACATCAACATGGAGAGGTTCAGTGATTTTCACGGCCATATCCAATATATGATACTGAGGGACATTTTTAGTGGGTTGAACGTTGGGTTTGTTGATGCTTTGGATATGACTATAGCCTATGCCTCCAATGTTATACATCCTCCAGTAGCAGTTCTAGAGAACCTCATTAGCCTGTCCTTCACACAAGCCGGTTAA
- the LOC142496959 gene encoding NXPE family member 2-like isoform X2, translating into MKITFKAVVTATVLAAILFLLIHHKKVQIPEIKYLFQMCDADQSHKEADKNSALDKMEIDLRIEEIFSRVDQLVPKVILDDLNKATSAEDSKATIVNQKAKYCLGDQLLVRVVANDYMGNMKTYGGDYLRARIFSPDTNSSASGNITDFNNGTYLINFTLFWEGRVHISVLLMHPSEAVSALWRARNQGYANIKYTGNFTSATEYANSECGFQLDTEEDLCRFVDRRDQEAFYCIKPLHFPCEALTHMNSVNRNHSYLSELEQSLLNRSNIGVEVSKSFQPINVLSCGKKQVPSKERCKRGSYYPIPSGYFSHNLWNPIHCQMTKFNNNEQIKSFLKGKKVFLIGDSTVRQYMRHFAEAIKIVNYFNHTEDEMQSWQKTLLAINLDKFIFVQWKKHTFPFVSQTFYSIKEDAYIARQIDQIGGGENTIIILTMGQHFRPFPFRVFIKSAINVRHAIERLFYRSPRTKVIIKEENARDMDINMERFSDFHGHIQYMILRDIFSGLNVGFVDALDMTIAYASNVIHPPVAVLENLISLSFTQAG; encoded by the exons ATGAAGATTACATTCAAGGCTGTGGTGACTGCTACAGTACTAGCTGCTATTCTGTTCCTGCTCATCCATCATAAGAAAGTGCAG ATTCCAGAAATAAAGTACCTCTTTCAAATGTGTGATGCTGACCAATCTCACAAAGAAGCAGACAAAAACTCTGCTCTCGATAAAATGGAAATAGATCTGAGAATTGAAGAAATCTTCAGCAGAGTCGACCAGCTTGTTCCCAAGGTCATTCTAGATGATCTGAACAAAGCAACGAGTGCAGAAGACAGCAAGGCCACCATTGTGAATCAGAAGGCCAAGTACTGCCTTGGGGACCAGTTACTTGTGAGAGTAGTGGCTAATGATTATATGGGAAACATGAAGACTTATGGTGGAGATTATCTCAGGGCAAGAATCTTTTCCCCTGATACAAATAGCAGTGCAAGTGGGAACATCACAGATTTTAACAATGGGACCTACCTAATAAACTTTACTTTGTTTTGGGAAGGTAGAGTTCACATTTCAGTTTTGTTAATGCACCCAAGTGAAGCTGTTTCCGCCTTGTGGAGAGCGAGAAACCAGGGATACGCAAATATCAAGTACACCGGCAATTTCACCAGTGCCACCGAATATGCCAACAGTGAATGTGGCTTCCAGCTTGATACGGAAGAGGATCTGTGCCGGTTCGTAGACCGGAGAGATCAAGAGGCTTTTTACTGCATCAAACCTTTACATTTCCCCTGCGAGGCTTTGACCCATATGAACTCCGTGAACCGAAACCACTCGTACTTATCTGAACTGGAGCAGAGTCTTCTTAATAG GTCAAACATTGGTGTGGAAGTGTCCAAATCGTTCCAGCCCATCAACGTCCTCAGCTGTGGCA AAAAACAGGTCCCGTCAAAAGAAAGATGCAAAAGAGGTTCCTACTATCCAATCCCAAGTGGCTATTTCTCCCACAACCTGTGGAATCCGATTCATTGTCAAATGACGAAATTCAACAACAATGAACAGATAAAAAGCTTTCTCAAGGGGAAAAAAGTTTTCCTTATTGGGGATTCAACAGTACGTCAATATATGAGGCATTTTGCAGAAGCAATCAAGA ttGTGAATTATTTTAACCACACAGAAGATGAGATGCAGTCCTGGCAGAAAACACTTCTAGCCATAAACCTGGATAAGTTTATCTTTGTCCAGTGGAAGAAACACACTTTTCCATTTGTCAGCCAGACCTTCTACTCAATCAAAGAGGACGCCTACATTGCCCGGCAAATCGATCAAATCGGTGGAGGAGAAAATACCATCATTATTCTCACCATGGGCCAGCACTTCCGACCATTCCCCTTCCGTGTTTTTATCAAGTCTGCGATAAACGTCCGCCATGCCATAGAGCGTCTCTTCTACAGAAGCCCCCGCACTAAGGtcatcatcaaagaagagaatgCCAGAGACATGGACATCAACATGGAGAGGTTCAGTGATTTTCACGGCCATATCCAATATATGATACTGAGGGACATTTTTAGTGGGTTGAACGTTGGGTTTGTTGATGCTTTGGATATGACTATAGCCTATGCCTCCAATGTTATACATCCTCCAGTAGCAGTTCTAGAGAACCTCATTAGCCTGTCCTTCACACAAGCCGGTTAA